AAAAGGAGCTGCACACATGCTACATTTATAGGGTCTTTCCGAAGACTGGAAGAGAGCTTCCACCTGACTGTTGTCTTCACCACCACACAGAACCAAACTCTGTTTGTTGACCATAATGTATGAGTCTGCATCCTGACTTATACAAACATGTCGAGCAGCTTGGTTTGCTCTGCAGAAGTTCTTTCCGCAAGCACTGCACTTATACGGTTTTCCTGTGTGAATGTACATGTGCTCACGCCAGTGGCTTTTCTGAATAAACTTGCGAGCACAGGTGGGACACTCAAATTTTCGGCGTTTCATTTCACGACCCATCTCGGTACCCTCCAGGTTGTCTAAATCAGCAATTTCAGAGGGAGGTGGGGTGTCTTCCATCCACACCTGTTGATCGGTATCACTAATAACATCACTGTCAGCATGCAAAGGGTCCTCCTCTATTTCCTGAGCTTCAAGCTCAATAGTGTGACCATTTTGCATAGACGAAACCTGTGGCTCAGTTGCTTGATTGGTGTGGACAAGTAGATGCTCCTTCAACTTGCACTTCTGGTTAAAACGGATTCCACAATAATTGCAGCCGTAATGCTTTCTGGAGGAAGCACTTCTACTCATTATGCCATATGTGAGGTGTTGGACAACCGTGGCTGCAGGGTTCTGGGTGAGTGTCTCTATGCCGACAGGTTGGGGAGATCTATAATCCATATCAGAAATTTCTGAAAATTCTTGGCCAACGATTTCACAGTTTTTAGCATAAACATCACCCTTGCACATTGAATTAATTTTGGGCCGGCTGCATGTCTGATCAGGTATCTGTATACCATAAAGTGAGTTTGTCAAAGGTACATACTGGGACTCTGGGTTCATAAGAAGACTTGCCTCCTGTAATAAGGGGTAAGCATGCAGGAATTTTACACCCTGCTCAAGGCGAAGAGGGTCAATGGGCTGCGTGGTGAATTTTCCAGTGTACATTAAGTTAAGCAGATAGCTGAAGATATCTGCTTGTATGTCTGAAGGCTTCAGTCGAACACAGTCACTACAAAAGAAAAGCAGAAAGAATCATTTAAATCCAGACCTGctctaaaataatataattaaaagtaCTCCAAATGTgattgaaaaacttttttttacaatcaAGTTCATGTTACCTGTCTTGATGGATAAACAGCATACGGAAGTAGTTTGAGAAAGCAGCAAGAACGGCCTTATGGGCTTTGAAAAGAACATCCCCAATGGCCACAGTACAGTCACAGAGGAAACCAAACTCTCTCTGAGCATTCAGACGCTTCAGAAGCACAAGACCATGATGTGCCAAGTCCATTTTTTCCCCACCTAAACACAACACAAacgaaaatattattattattattattattattattaataataataattaggatTTCAGTAGATTTTTTCCTGATCAATCAATTTATCTTGCTcctcattaaatattttattacatagtTTGGTCACCCAAACTGTGTTTTTTATGTGTGAACTTGTTTCTCTCTACGTATGAGGGTAACATTTCTAGTAACAATATcctcacaaatacagtaaaaacctaCTTAAGAGGACACTCAACACATGTAAAATTGGCAGGAGTGTGGTTTAAGTGTCTAAATAGGTTTTGAGGCAACAAgtacgtgtgtttgtgtgttgagGCCCCGCCCATGTTAGTGAATTCCGAGTACAAAAGTTTCCGCGGACAAAATAGGAAACACGCGCTCACGCAAAGAACCCAGTAAAATAACGTACACGTTTTTAATGAGCGAAAGAAATCACACAAATGAACAAagcaattaaaaatgttaatcttCCAATAACGAAAGCCATGTCAATATGAAAACGGTcaaattattaatcatttacagACAAGATCCGTGAGTAATCAATAGTGCTCATCGTTACAGGGGTAAAAACGCCGACAACCGGTTTATTAAACACTTGTTTCAAATAAGACCCTTAAGGTGTCACTTACCGTTCTTTCACGACAGAATTCTAATACCTTATTCAGTTTGGTTTGTTGGCTGAAAACGGAGGAAACTTCTTCACCGAAGCAGTACGAGTCTAGCCAGTCAGTGATCCGCTGCTGTTTTCCGGAGAATCACATGACATGCGCGCGCCGGATCGAACGGCTGTCAGTCACAAGAGGCTGATCAGTCAATCAGCTGCATTAGAACATTAGAACATCAGCATGACCTCATGATGTGTTTTAAGCAGCATCAACTAGTGAAATGGTGAATGAATGCTGGAAAATCCAGTTTAAGATGGTGTCTGTGTTGTCATGTTCCAAAAACCAGCTTGACCACATTATAGAGTGTCGCAGCTTTTTGTGAAGTAAAATaagtgtattttatttcagtaaattTTAGTAGTATGATATTATGACATTATGACGGAGCtgtttaaatattactaaagcTCATATATACATTTCCTGGCAATGTAAGTTGTAAATTGAGGAGGGCTATCAATGTCACTTTCCTGATGATCTTCCATCTAAACATGGCCAAAAACGAATAACACACTGATCGAACATTTACCTCCGGTTTCACAGTCAAAACTTAAGACTattcccagactaaaatgcatgtttgctctgtttcaactgaaagacacatatcttaaaatatgtcagcgCCATTGTTTTGCCTCAAGatgcagtaatgtttttttttcttctaaggcacatttataaaaagatacttaaatgtcctagttgaactaaggcctaatccttgTTTAATCTAAGCTCTGTGTGTGAA
This window of the Ctenopharyngodon idella isolate HZGC_01 chromosome 17, HZGC01, whole genome shotgun sequence genome carries:
- the zbtb2a gene encoding zinc finger and BTB domain-containing protein 2a, with translation MDLAHHGLVLLKRLNAQREFGFLCDCTVAIGDVLFKAHKAVLAAFSNYFRMLFIHQDSDCVRLKPSDIQADIFSYLLNLMYTGKFTTQPIDPLRLEQGVKFLHAYPLLQEASLLMNPESQYVPLTNSLYGIQIPDQTCSRPKINSMCKGDVYAKNCEIVGQEFSEISDMDYRSPQPVGIETLTQNPAATVVQHLTYGIMSRSASSRKHYGCNYCGIRFNQKCKLKEHLLVHTNQATEPQVSSMQNGHTIELEAQEIEEDPLHADSDVISDTDQQVWMEDTPPPSEIADLDNLEGTEMGREMKRRKFECPTCARKFIQKSHWREHMYIHTGKPYKCSACGKNFCRANQAARHVCISQDADSYIMVNKQSLVLCGGEDNSQVEALFQSSERPYKCSMCAAPFASPSEVPKHQCLTDSEAVPLAENALGENQNKDLATTTPEVTSPS